The following are encoded in a window of Brachyhypopomus gauderio isolate BG-103 unplaced genomic scaffold, BGAUD_0.2 sc301, whole genome shotgun sequence genomic DNA:
- the LOC143504571 gene encoding uncharacterized protein LOC143504571 produces MRVCPETGRSAQARRSGPQDWDGLWLRWSRQVEQTDRWSRQTGQSRSSKLLPSVCRTPSNEVVLTPGTTSLPCGSTSHHRRDSGTGRESAASRRGRRVLSAGSGSQPWLPDTPAQPASVLAPVWGQRCGPSRYGFVYMLTSEATEGPTQRAGHPRQAGV; encoded by the exons ATGCGTGTTTGTCCTGAGACGGGCAGGTCTGCCCAGGCGAGGCGCTCGGGCCCTCAGGACTGGGACGGACTGTGGCTG AGGTGGAGCAGACAGgtggagcagacagacaggtggagCAGGCAGACAGGACAATCAAGGTCCTCAAAATTGCTTCCCTCCGTGTGCCGCACACCTTCTAATGAGGTTGTACTCACACCTGGCACAACAAGTTTGCCCTGTGGCTCCACCTCCCATCACAGACGGGACAGTGGAACAGGACGTGAATCAGCAGCGTCCCGCAGGGGCCGGCGGGTCCTGTCTGCTGGCAG CGGCTCCCAGCCGTGGCTGCCAGACACCCCTGCTCAGCCTGCGAGCGTCCTGGCCCCTGTGTGGGGTCAGCGGTGCGGCCCCTCACGCTACGGGTTCGTATACATGCTGACCTCCGAGGCCACTGAGGGGCCAACACAGCGCGCCGGGCACCCTCGACAGGCTGGGGTGTGA